A genome region from Brassica oleracea var. oleracea cultivar TO1000 chromosome C2, BOL, whole genome shotgun sequence includes the following:
- the LOC106325068 gene encoding uncharacterized protein LOC106325068: MGLCVSVGRSDCDSSPTAKIVTVNGDLREYNVPVLASQVLEAESSSSSSSSSSRTSSYFLCNSDSLYYDDFIPAIESEEFLQADQIYFVLPVSKRQYRLTASDMAALAVKASVAIEKAAGKKNRRRKSGRISPVMILNRPNERSVAVNRNANETMMAQKGKVLNKTTPFKTATTSGYSRSGSVRRLKRYASVRAKKLAARSIKRLSTIYEGTVF, encoded by the coding sequence ATGGGTCTTTGTGTATCCGTTGGTCGCAGCGACTGCGATTCATCGCCGACGGCTAAAATCGTGACGGTTAACGGCGATCTCCGGGAATACAATGTCCCGGTGTTAGCCTCTCAGGTTCTTGAAGCGGAATCTTCTTCTTCTTCTTCTTCATCCTCGTCGCGGACTTCCTCTTACTTTCTATGTAACTCGGATTCTCTCTACTACGACGATTTCATCCCGGCGATCGAATCGGAGGAGTTTCTCCAGGCGGATCAAATTTACTTCGTTCTCCCCGTCTCTAAACGCCAGTACCGTCTCACGGCGTCGGACATGGCGGCTCTCGCGGTGAAAGCTAGCGTCGCGATCGAGAAAGCCGCGGGGAAGAAGAATCGCCGTCGTAAGAGCGGGAGGATATCTCCGGTGATGATTTTGAATCGGCCTAACGAACGGAGCGTCGCTGTTAACAGAAATGCAAACGAGACGATGATGGCACAAAAGGGAAAGGTGCTCAATAAAACGACGCCGTTTAAGACTGCTACTACGAGCGGTTATTCCCGGTCCGGTTCGGTACGGAGATTGAAAAGATATGCCTCTGTGCGAGCCAAGAAGCTTGCGGCTCGATCGATTAAAAGACTCTCGACCATCTACGAAGGAACCGTGTTTTAG